One window of Quercus robur chromosome 5, dhQueRobu3.1, whole genome shotgun sequence genomic DNA carries:
- the LOC126727920 gene encoding protein ACCELERATED CELL DEATH 6-like has protein sequence MASKISSTPDEIPQRKVPMDDVTIDAGMKKDLPEVNVAKKPSVMPVPKFYLPPKPMGYLAQNGRRAGLQMSDSFDDDDEFDDDYSDDDEFFTATNMNPELFKALKGGNIAFIEKARDMESCHLFDTSPKLNTILHVAASSGHEKVVKVILETKGCQQLVMRKNSAGDLALHVAASAGHLPIVKLLLSASYQHLEESQCSFEPLKERNKRGNTPLHLALINKYQEVTFKTKYNEVARFLVETQPVVTCSSINKENKSPLYMAAEAGDVELLEIMLNKFPCLQNVAGKSIVHPTISCAFTTKNIGILDTVLRKMPHLITNQDITGMTPLSHAASIGFLDGVQCLLEKASDCGYKTYMLKRDNLEMLINEKDNYGNTHLHLASKERHPKVVSILTWDKRVSLKSLNNLGKTALDVAGDYSTAEFPSFREQLTWQALRYAGAPRAPRSTTSKNMQIMMPPLKLHNEDKYKDRVGTLLLVATLVATVTFAAAFTVPGGYNGSGGVTTFLEKQMFQVFVICNSIAMYSAIAVVVTLIWAQLGDLNLVIAAFKFAVPIFGLALTMVSVAFMVGNYLVLRNLNWLAYLVLIIGSFVHLTLLLLFSPLCFPCSLHHRFLRYILYYPFCLLIKVTRSDTDDRKEE, from the exons ATGGCAAGTAAAATCTCCAGCACCCCCGATGAGATCCCACAGAGAAAGGTGCCAATGGACGATGTTACCATTGATGCTGGAATGAAGAAAGATCTCCCGGAGGTTAATGTAGCTAAAAAGCCATCGGTGATGCCAGTGCCCAAATTTTACCTTCCTCCGAAACCAATGGGGTACCTGGCACAAAACGGTAGGCGCGCTGGGTTGCAAATGTCCGattcttttgatgatgatgatgaatttgatgatgattattCCGATGATGATGAGTTCTTCACAGCTACAAACATGAATCCAGAATTGTTCAAGGCTTTAAAAGGTGGTAACATTGCTTTCATAGAAAAAGCACGAGATATGGAATCTTGTCACCTCTTCGACACAAGCCCCAAGTTAAATACAATCCTTCATGTTGCAGCAAGTTCGGGCCATGAGAAGGTTGTAAAAGTGATTCTCGAGACCAAAGGGTGCCAACAACTTGTCATGAGAAAGAACTCCGCTGGTGACCTTGCTCTGCATGTTGCTGCAAGTGCTGGGCATCTTCCTATAGTTAAACTTCTGCTTTCAGCATCATACCAGCATCTGGAGGAATCTCAATGTAGTTTCGAACCACTGAAGGAGCGAAACAAGAGAGGGAATACTCCACTGCACTTGGCCTTGATAAACAAGTACCAAGAGGTGACCTTCAAAACCAAGTACAATGAGGTGGCCAGATTCTTGGTTGAGACACAACCAGTGGTGACCTGTTCTTCGATAAATAAGGAAAACAAGTCTCCTCTATATATGGCGGCCGAAGCAGGAGATGTTGAACTTTTGGAGATCATGTTGAATAAATTCCCTTGCCTGCAAAATGTGGCTGGCAAATCGATTGTGCACCCTACCATTTCTTGTGCCTTTACTACAAAGAACATAg GTATCCTAGATACTGTTTTGAGAAAAATGCCACATCTCATCACGAATCAAGATATTACAGGGATGACTCCCCTTTCCCATGCGGCAtcaataggattccttgacggGGTTCAGTGCTTATTAGAAAAAGCATCAGACTGCGGATATAAAACG TATATGCTCAAAAGAGATAACCTTGAAATGCTTATCAATGAAAAAGACAATTATGGAAACACTCATTTGCATTTGGCCTCCAAGGAAAGGCATCCTAAGGTAGTGAGTATTTTAACATGGGACAAAAGAGTAAGCTTGAAGTCGTTAAATAATTTAGGCAAGACAGCTCTCGACGTTGCTGGTGACTATAGTACTGCAGAGTTTCCCTCATTTCGAGAG CAATTGACATGGCAAGCCTTGAGATATGCCGGCGCCCCACGAGCTCCTCGAAGCACTACGAGCAAGAACATGCAAATTATGATGCCTCCTTTGAAGCTACACAACGAAGACAAATACAAGGACAGAGTTGGCACTCTCTTGTTGGTTGCAACCCTCGTGGCTACTGTAACCTTTGCAGCGGCTTTCACCGTGCCCGGTGGTTACAACGGCTCTGGAGGTGTGACAACTTTTCTAGAAAAGCAGATGTTCCAAGTGTTCGTAATTTGCAACTCCATAGCTATGTATAGTGCCATTGCTGTTGTTGTCACTCTCATCTGGGCACAACTCGGTGATCTTAACTTGGTTATTGCTGCCTTTAAGTTCGCTGTGCCAATTTTTGGGTTAGCTCTAACAATGGTCTCCGTAGCATTCATGGTAGGTAATTATCTAGTATTAAGAAACCTCAACTGGCTTGCCTATCTAGTTTTAATCATTGGCTCATTCGTCCACCTTACTCTCTTGTTACTATTTTCTCCACTTTGTTTTCCCTGTTCCTTACACCATCGTTTTCTTCGCTACATCCTTTACTACCCATTTTGCCTTTTGATAAAAGTTACTAGGAGTGACACTGATGATAGGAAAGAAGAATAA